The following coding sequences lie in one Streptococcus suis genomic window:
- a CDS encoding CHAP domain-containing protein, with protein sequence MKKNRKRIAVFLITVAGFPILFSLFLLLTLTSTILSNGSASSGEYAAHWSTGDPYTHNLFVKRYGIKAEQLDGFLESTGINYDRSRINGRLLLQWERSSDVDVRAIVAIAMMESSFGTAGVATLPGANMFGFGAFDSNPENAIQFNDETAVVSLANQNLKANKNETFKIQDDKAIKYSNGTLNVAVDGGVYFTDTSGSGKKRAQVMADLDKWIDEHGGTPSAPASVNRIIGTANVNPGTITLELPSGYSLDKPINTTGYIAQSYPYGQCTWFVFNRAREFGITFDPYMGNGADWKHKAGYVVTNVPTKHSAISFGPGELISDPKYGHVVFVEDVKTDGSILISESNIQGLGVINYRVIDGNTAKTLSYVIGK encoded by the coding sequence ATGAAAAAGAATAGAAAAAGAATAGCGGTATTCTTAATAACCGTAGCAGGATTCCCTATTCTCTTTTCTTTGTTTTTACTACTAACGTTAACGAGTACGATTTTATCAAATGGTAGTGCTTCGAGTGGGGAGTATGCAGCTCATTGGTCTACAGGTGATCCTTATACTCACAATTTATTCGTTAAACGATATGGGATAAAAGCAGAGCAACTAGATGGATTTTTAGAATCTACTGGGATAAATTATGATAGAAGCCGAATCAATGGACGCTTGTTACTACAATGGGAAAGGTCGTCTGATGTCGATGTGAGGGCTATTGTAGCAATTGCGATGATGGAATCATCGTTTGGTACTGCTGGAGTGGCTACATTACCAGGTGCAAATATGTTTGGTTTTGGAGCATTTGATAGTAACCCTGAAAATGCAATTCAGTTTAACGATGAAACAGCAGTTGTCAGTCTTGCGAATCAAAATTTAAAGGCTAATAAAAATGAGACCTTTAAGATACAAGATGATAAAGCAATCAAGTACTCTAATGGTACATTGAATGTCGCTGTTGATGGTGGTGTATACTTTACTGATACTTCAGGTTCTGGAAAAAAGCGTGCCCAAGTTATGGCGGACTTGGACAAGTGGATTGATGAACATGGAGGAACGCCATCTGCACCTGCAAGTGTAAATCGGATTATAGGTACAGCAAATGTTAATCCTGGAACAATTACGTTAGAGTTGCCATCAGGATATTCTTTGGATAAACCAATTAATACAACAGGATATATAGCTCAATCATACCCTTATGGGCAGTGCACGTGGTTTGTATTTAACAGGGCGAGAGAATTTGGTATAACATTTGATCCGTATATGGGGAATGGTGCTGATTGGAAACATAAGGCAGGTTATGTGGTGACAAATGTTCCTACTAAACATTCTGCAATATCTTTTGGACCAGGGGAATTGATTTCTGATCCAAAGTACGGACATGTTGTGTTTGTGGAAGATGTAAAAACAGACGGCTCAATCTTGATTTCTGAAAGTAATATACAGGGATTAGGAGTCATTAACTATCGCGTGATTGACGGAAATACAGCAAAAACATTAAGTTATGTTATTGGAAAATAA
- a CDS encoding site-specific integrase yields MSISYRKRGKNKTWDYRVFDKNGIVIASNSGFKTKKEASYEATDVERKLLLSNVFTPKATLYELWEKWYELIIVPSKLSQSSKDKHVQRGKVIKEYFDDVVVTKISHSKYQQFINDYCSRVLVDQVRRFNKVVKEVILMAQRDGALITDFTEGIKFEGETSRKKPEDKHIGSIVAYENLLIALKKRIFESNSVTPCLLYLYFTTGFRPGEGAAVCWPDIDFENMEIKTYRRYSGDKNKFYPPKNKWAVRSVPMSNDLATILKHLQNNQERMLAEKGVINSENLVFFDWLHGVPTSTAISKYLKRLLKDIGYDYKLTAYSGRHSYGSYLLAEKIDIWVVSKILGHKDISQLIETYGHLLQEIEKEGHKEIRELLNTGERYKKISL; encoded by the coding sequence ATGTCAATATCGTATAGAAAAAGAGGAAAAAATAAGACGTGGGATTATAGGGTATTTGATAAAAATGGAATAGTCATTGCTAGTAATTCAGGTTTTAAAACAAAAAAAGAAGCCAGCTATGAGGCTACTGATGTTGAACGCAAGCTACTTTTAAGTAATGTATTTACTCCAAAAGCAACTCTGTACGAATTATGGGAAAAATGGTATGAGTTAATAATTGTTCCGAGCAAGTTATCACAATCTTCTAAAGATAAGCACGTTCAAAGAGGTAAGGTGATAAAAGAATATTTTGATGATGTAGTAGTAACAAAAATATCACATAGTAAATATCAACAATTTATCAATGATTATTGTAGTAGAGTTTTAGTAGACCAAGTAAGACGATTTAATAAAGTGGTCAAAGAAGTAATTTTAATGGCTCAACGTGATGGGGCTCTAATTACTGATTTTACAGAAGGTATTAAATTTGAAGGCGAAACGAGTAGAAAAAAGCCAGAAGATAAGCATATTGGGAGCATAGTTGCTTATGAGAATTTATTGATTGCTTTGAAGAAACGAATTTTTGAATCTAATTCTGTAACACCTTGTTTATTGTATTTATATTTTACAACGGGATTTCGCCCTGGTGAAGGAGCAGCAGTTTGTTGGCCAGATATTGATTTTGAAAATATGGAAATAAAAACCTATCGAAGATATTCTGGTGATAAAAATAAATTTTATCCTCCGAAAAATAAATGGGCGGTTAGATCTGTTCCAATGAGTAATGATTTGGCAACAATTTTAAAGCATCTCCAAAATAATCAGGAAAGAATGCTCGCTGAAAAAGGTGTTATTAATTCTGAGAATTTAGTCTTTTTTGACTGGCTACATGGAGTTCCTACAAGTACTGCAATAAGTAAATACTTAAAAAGACTATTAAAAGATATTGGTTATGACTATAAATTGACAGCTTATAGTGGAAGGCATAGTTATGGAAGTTACTTGTTGGCTGAAAAAATTGATATTTGGGTGGTATCAAAAATACTTGGTCATAAAGATATTTCACAACTGATTGAAACTTACGGTCATTTATTACAAGAGATTGAAAAAGAAGGACATAAAGAAATTAGAGAACTGTTGAATACTGGAGAAAGATATAAGAAAATCAGTCTTTGA
- a CDS encoding cell surface protein → MLLPTTTVLAEESSVIVGPAETVVESSVDDSGTVVGDTDATVPTQPSDSGSGIITEPSQPSEPSSETPIDDSGTIVGDGDATVPTQPSDSGSGIITDPSQPSVPTEPITETPGDKEEPVVEEIKKAEENTGVSSTGQAKPITDPVIEVPIVTNTGHVVVSTQDGNVVVQTEAGMVVKRAEEIGAVKQSDGTVALKTNDGQLKVLPNTGEEMSVILIVLGVIILLMTLLAHKKKVILQWFKNKFKK, encoded by the coding sequence ATGTTGTTACCGACTACAACAGTTCTAGCAGAGGAATCAAGTGTTATTGTTGGACCCGCAGAAACAGTTGTTGAGTCGTCTGTAGATGACTCAGGTACAGTTGTAGGTGATACTGATGCAACTGTTCCTACTCAGCCATCTGATAGTGGTTCAGGTATTATCACAGAGCCTAGTCAACCAAGTGAACCAAGTTCAGAAACGCCAATAGATGATTCAGGAACAATTGTAGGTGACGGTGATGCAACTGTTCCTACTCAGCCATCTGATAGCGGTTCTGGCATTATCACAGATCCTAGTCAACCTAGTGTCCCAACAGAGCCAATTACTGAAACTCCTGGTGATAAAGAAGAACCAGTTGTAGAAGAAATCAAGAAAGCAGAAGAGAATACAGGAGTATCCTCAACTGGACAAGCTAAACCTATTACTGATCCGGTTATTGAAGTACCAATTGTTACCAATACTGGTCATGTAGTAGTGAGTACACAAGATGGAAATGTAGTAGTTCAAACAGAAGCAGGGATGGTGGTAAAAAGAGCAGAAGAAATTGGTGCTGTTAAACAGTCTGATGGCACAGTAGCATTAAAAACGAATGATGGTCAACTGAAAGTTTTGCCGAATACTGGCGAAGAAATGTCAGTTATCCTTATCGTTTTAGGAGTGATTATTTTGCTAATGACTTTATTAGCTCATAAGAAAAAAGTGATTTTGCAGTGGTTCAAGAATAAGTTCAAAAAATGA
- a CDS encoding DUF4357 domain-containing protein — protein MVNRSKNINMFLMDGEVTGKIKCTLSNWTGVIFKIPRIHLGDLKERSEMKQSGIYFLLGYDDEKRKDITYIGQATTRKNGEGVLLRIQEHTRDNHADYFNDVIVLTTQNNSFGPTEISYLENKFTQLAKEAGRFIVKNGNEPNPGNVTEEKQSELDEVVDNTITIIGTLGYRLFVPMVQNVPSDRETTDASSQLLYLKRKSKKSNTEIQATCKQTTEGFVVLKGSMIETIDSQKIPSVLKERRAELQNSGVIVDGLLQENQLFNSPSYAAGFVLGMHTNGRTDWKDRDGRTLKELEETI, from the coding sequence ATGGTTAACCGTAGCAAAAATATCAATATGTTCTTGATGGATGGTGAAGTAACCGGGAAAATCAAATGTACCTTATCCAATTGGACGGGAGTTATTTTCAAAATACCACGCATTCACTTAGGGGATTTGAAAGAACGTTCGGAGATGAAGCAAAGTGGTATCTACTTTCTTTTGGGGTATGATGATGAAAAGAGAAAAGATATTACTTACATAGGGCAGGCTACGACTCGTAAAAATGGAGAAGGAGTGCTGCTCCGTATTCAAGAGCATACACGTGATAACCATGCGGATTATTTTAATGATGTGATTGTACTAACAACTCAGAACAATTCCTTTGGTCCAACAGAAATCAGCTACCTAGAAAATAAATTTACTCAGCTTGCCAAGGAGGCGGGGCGTTTTATAGTGAAAAATGGTAACGAACCCAATCCAGGAAATGTAACGGAAGAAAAGCAGTCAGAATTGGATGAAGTCGTTGATAATACCATTACGATTATTGGAACTTTGGGGTATCGTTTATTTGTTCCAATGGTGCAAAATGTGCCTAGTGACAGGGAGACGACAGATGCATCGAGTCAGTTGCTTTATTTGAAACGAAAAAGTAAAAAATCAAACACAGAAATTCAGGCGACTTGTAAGCAAACTACAGAAGGATTTGTTGTGTTGAAAGGGAGTATGATAGAAACTATTGATTCTCAAAAGATACCATCTGTTTTAAAGGAACGACGAGCAGAGTTACAGAATAGCGGGGTGATAGTTGATGGTCTTCTACAAGAAAATCAACTTTTTAATAGCCCTTCTTATGCAGCTGGATTTGTGCTTGGAATGCATACAAATGGTCGAACTGACTGGAAAGATAGAGATGGTCGAACCTTGAAAGAATTAGAAGAGACAATATAG
- a CDS encoding DUF3013 domain-containing protein, whose product MAKHGFLDVLEAALNKHFTYDYELNWDKKNHAVELAFILEAQNVAGIETVDDEGNASSEDIFLEEYVLFYNQDKSRFDEEDYLVALPFDAKKGFSAEFLTYFASFLKDTADQGLDDLMDFLADPEAQEFAIAWDSEAFEKGRADLAEGEFYPYPRY is encoded by the coding sequence ATGGCAAAACATGGCTTTTTAGATGTGCTGGAGGCGGCACTGAACAAACATTTTACTTATGATTATGAGCTCAACTGGGACAAGAAAAATCATGCTGTTGAGTTGGCGTTTATCTTGGAAGCGCAAAATGTGGCTGGGATCGAAACGGTGGACGACGAAGGCAATGCGTCTTCTGAGGATATTTTCCTGGAGGAGTATGTCCTTTTCTACAACCAGGACAAGTCTCGCTTTGACGAGGAAGACTATCTGGTCGCTCTGCCATTTGACGCCAAGAAGGGCTTTTCAGCAGAGTTTCTGACCTATTTTGCAAGCTTTCTCAAGGACACCGCAGACCAAGGCCTAGATGACCTCATGGACTTTTTGGCGGACCCAGAAGCCCAAGAATTTGCGATTGCTTGGGATAGCGAGGCCTTTGAAAAAGGCAGAGCAGACTTGGCGGAAGGGGAATTTTACCCATATCCGAGGTATTAG
- a CDS encoding replication-associated recombination protein A, whose product MPANLALRMRPKSIDEVIGQEHLVGPGKIIRRMIDANMLSSMILYGPPGIGKTSIASAIAGTTKYAFRTFNATTDNQKRLQEIAEEAKFSGGLVLLLDEIHRLNKTKQDFLLPLLENGNIIMIGATTENPFFSILPAIRSRVQIFELQPLQTSHIRQALELALTDSERGFDFPITIEPEALDFLANATNGDLRAAYNSLELAVLSTKESEGGRHIDLDAVENSLQKSYISMDKNGDAHYDILSALQKSIRGSDVNASLHYAARLIEAEDLPSLARRLTVIAYEDIGLANPEAQIHTVTALEAAQKIGFPEARILIANVVVDLALSPKSNSAYLAMDAALADLRKNGHLPIPNHLRDGHYAGSKELGNAIGYQYPHAYPEKWVDQQYLPDKLLAADYFTANNTGKYERALGMTQEKIKQLKQNKKKS is encoded by the coding sequence ATGCCAGCCAATCTCGCTCTTCGTATGCGGCCCAAATCCATTGATGAAGTCATCGGTCAGGAGCACCTAGTCGGTCCTGGAAAGATTATCCGCCGCATGATCGATGCCAATATGCTGTCGTCCATGATTCTCTACGGTCCGCCAGGGATTGGCAAGACCTCAATTGCGTCCGCAATTGCTGGTACGACCAAGTATGCCTTTCGGACCTTTAATGCTACGACCGACAACCAAAAACGCCTGCAGGAAATCGCTGAAGAGGCTAAGTTTTCTGGCGGTCTGGTTCTCCTGCTCGATGAAATCCACCGCCTCAACAAAACCAAGCAGGACTTCCTACTTCCTCTTTTGGAAAATGGCAATATCATCATGATTGGAGCGACGACAGAAAATCCATTTTTCTCTATTTTGCCTGCCATTCGCAGTCGGGTGCAGATTTTTGAATTGCAACCTTTGCAAACCAGCCACATCCGACAGGCTTTAGAACTGGCTCTGACAGACAGCGAACGTGGTTTTGACTTCCCTATCACCATTGAGCCTGAGGCTCTGGACTTTCTAGCAAATGCGACCAATGGTGACCTCCGTGCTGCCTACAATTCGCTGGAACTGGCTGTACTTTCTACCAAGGAAAGCGAGGGCGGACGCCATATCGACTTGGACGCTGTGGAAAATAGCCTGCAAAAGTCCTACATCAGCATGGACAAGAACGGCGATGCCCACTACGACATCCTCTCCGCCCTGCAAAAATCCATTCGAGGTAGCGATGTCAATGCCAGCCTCCACTACGCAGCTCGTTTGATTGAGGCCGAAGACCTACCTAGCCTGGCCCGTCGCTTGACGGTCATTGCCTACGAAGACATCGGCTTGGCCAATCCAGAGGCTCAGATTCATACGGTGACTGCACTTGAAGCGGCCCAGAAAATCGGATTTCCAGAGGCACGGATTTTGATTGCCAACGTGGTCGTTGATTTGGCTCTTTCTCCCAAGTCCAATTCTGCCTATCTGGCTATGGATGCAGCTCTGGCTGATTTGCGGAAAAACGGTCACCTGCCCATCCCAAATCATCTGCGGGACGGTCACTATGCTGGAAGTAAGGAGCTGGGAAATGCTATTGGCTACCAGTATCCGCATGCCTATCCTGAGAAATGGGTGGACCAACAATACCTGCCTGATAAGTTACTAGCTGCGGACTACTTCACCGCCAACAACACCGGAAAATACGAGCGTGCCTTGGGCATGACCCAAGAAAAAATTAAGCAGCTAAAACAAAACAAGAAAAAAAGTTGA
- a CDS encoding nucleotide pyrophosphohydrolase has translation MAELTVSVLEEYLRDHYGTTVPEQSLFMKLVEEIGEVAELLNKRAGRKMMDGEEDSSARLAEELADVIHYAVALAAVNQLDLTKSILEKDKRASVKYGREINLLEFIVI, from the coding sequence ATGGCGGAGTTGACGGTGAGTGTTTTGGAAGAATACTTGCGTGACCACTATGGGACGACAGTTCCCGAGCAAAGTCTCTTTATGAAATTAGTGGAAGAAATTGGTGAAGTGGCAGAGCTGCTGAACAAGCGTGCAGGCCGCAAGATGATGGACGGCGAAGAAGACAGCTCTGCTCGTTTGGCAGAAGAATTAGCTGACGTTATTCACTATGCTGTAGCCTTAGCAGCGGTAAATCAACTAGATTTAACCAAGTCCATTTTGGAGAAAGACAAACGGGCTTCCGTCAAATACGGTCGAGAAATAAATTTATTGGAATTTATCGTCATTTAG
- a CDS encoding 50S ribosomal protein L11 methyltransferase, which produces MNSWQELTIHVHRDAEEAVSNLMIETGSQGVAISDSADYVGQEDRFGELYPEVEQSDMIAITAYYPDTVDIEEVKADLATRLADLPGFGLETGQVSLESQELAEADWADNWKKYYEPARITHDLTIVPSWTDYEATAGEKIIRLDPGMAFGTGTHPTTKMSLFALSQVLRGGETVIDVGTGSGVLSIASSLLGAKEIFAYDLDEVAVRVAQENIDLNANTSNIHVAAGDLLRGIDIEAEVIVANILADILIHLTEDAYRLVKDEGYLIMSGIIADKWDMVRASAEAAGFFLETHMIQGEWNCCVFKKTADRSGVIGG; this is translated from the coding sequence ATGAACTCATGGCAAGAATTAACGATTCACGTGCATCGTGATGCAGAAGAGGCAGTTTCAAATCTGATGATTGAAACGGGCAGTCAGGGGGTGGCCATTAGCGACTCAGCTGACTATGTGGGGCAGGAGGACCGTTTTGGTGAACTCTATCCCGAGGTGGAGCAGTCGGATATGATTGCGATTACGGCTTACTATCCTGATACTGTAGATATTGAGGAAGTTAAGGCAGACTTGGCGACTCGCTTGGCGGATTTGCCAGGATTTGGCTTGGAAACGGGTCAGGTCAGCTTAGAAAGTCAGGAATTGGCAGAGGCAGACTGGGCGGACAACTGGAAGAAATACTATGAGCCAGCCCGCATTACCCACGATTTGACCATTGTACCGTCTTGGACCGACTATGAGGCGACTGCTGGTGAGAAAATCATCCGCCTGGATCCAGGTATGGCTTTCGGTACGGGAACCCACCCGACCACTAAGATGAGCCTTTTTGCTCTTTCTCAGGTCCTGCGTGGTGGTGAAACGGTCATCGATGTCGGTACAGGCTCAGGCGTTCTCTCAATCGCTAGCTCTCTTCTTGGGGCTAAGGAAATCTTTGCTTACGATTTAGATGAAGTGGCGGTGCGTGTAGCTCAGGAAAACATTGATCTCAATGCCAATACTAGCAATATTCATGTCGCGGCAGGTGACTTGCTTCGTGGCATTGACATTGAGGCAGAAGTCATCGTTGCCAACATCTTGGCGGATATTCTCATCCATCTGACCGAGGATGCCTACCGTCTGGTCAAGGACGAGGGCTACCTAATTATGAGCGGCATCATCGCGGACAAGTGGGACATGGTGCGAGCATCTGCGGAGGCGGCTGGCTTCTTCCTTGAGACTCACATGATTCAGGGCGAGTGGAATTGCTGCGTCTTTAAGAAGACGGCTGACCGCTCAGGTGTGATTGGAGGCTAA
- a CDS encoding DUF771 domain-containing protein, with protein sequence MVALLERRDVKQSQVFNVSIPIPENLVVVDKDEYLQLLSKTEEGKWWVVDDVLELLSVSRSTLINDILLNPRFKSEIDIEQNKDGFVLYPSGKGSPYRFLASKTRKYFEENFASILLFK encoded by the coding sequence ATGGTAGCGTTATTAGAGAGAAGAGATGTAAAACAGAGTCAAGTTTTTAATGTTTCAATTCCTATTCCAGAAAATTTGGTAGTAGTTGATAAAGATGAGTATTTACAGTTACTTTCAAAAACTGAAGAGGGAAAATGGTGGGTTGTTGATGATGTGTTAGAACTATTATCGGTTAGTCGGAGTACATTGATTAACGATATTCTGTTAAATCCAAGGTTTAAAAGTGAGATAGATATTGAACAAAATAAAGATGGATTCGTCTTATATCCATCAGGTAAAGGCAGTCCATATAGATTTTTGGCAAGTAAAACTCGGAAATATTTTGAAGAAAATTTTGCGTCAATATTATTGTTTAAGTAA